The nucleotide sequence TTTTTTCATAAGATAACCAACCATATATATGCTATGATATGTGCCAGCAACCCAAATTGAACCATTTTTTTTAAGAATTCTGTGACACTCTGACAGCCATTTTTTGGTAAAATCTTCAAATTCTGTATCGGTATAACAATCCCATTTCCCTTTATTAGTATTCATGTCCGCTCCGCCAGATTTTGTAAATTTCATTTTAAAATTACTGCCACTTAAATTATAAGGCGGGTCTGCAAAAACTAAATCAATAGAATTATCCTTAATTTGCTTAGTAAGCACCAAACAATCCAAGTTGTAAATTGAATTTAATTTATACTCTTTTGATAAAAAGATGCTATCGGAATCATTTTGAGTAATTTTATGTGTTTGACAATCGTGGTTTTGGTCTTTCTTTGCTTGCACTTCTTCTTTATCAAAGTTTCGAATAATTTTTTCAACAACTCCTCTTATTTCAACTTCTTTTCTAAATAAAGGTAAAAGCGCCTGATTGGCTGGCTGCAGTCTAAATCTATTTTTTTCTCTATAAATCTTTTTTAATGTTGCTTCGTTATTATCAATTATAGCAACTACCGTTTGACCGTTATCCGCCGCTTTTTGTTCTCTTATTACAACAACATCGCCATCAAAAATTCCTTCATCTATCATACTATCTCCCCGCACTCGCAAAGCATAGTGTTTAAAAGTAGTATTTATTTCATTTTTTGGAATCACAATTGATTCTTCAAAAACTTCAACCGCTTCTATTGGCTGCCCCGCCGCTATTGTTCCCACCAATGGAACTTCTATTGTTAAAATTGTTTTTTTTGTCGAAATTGCCCTTGGGTGATTTTCTTCTTTAACTAAAAATCCACTACCCTGAAGTCGTTTAACATGAAAATGAGCAGTTGATACTGATGCAAGCTTAAAATGCTTCCTTATTTCCTCCAAAGAGGGAGCATATTTCTTTTTTCTTTGATAACTTTTTATGAAATCCAAAACTTCTGTTTGTTTTTTTGTAATCATATCTCTTATTACTTAATAATATTATACCACAATATTATTATAATAGAAAATAAATAGAAAGTCCACATGTGGATAACTAAAAGTAGGACATTTCTATTTCCCCTTTACAAAAATCGCAATGAGCTTGCCAAAAATTCATATTTATGTTAAATTTAAACAATCAATTATATAAAACTAATCAATTAATAAAATAATTCTATGAGCCGAGTTTGTGAAAAATGCGGTCGCGGACCAAAATCATCCCAAAGCCGAAGCCATTCCAATATCGCTTCCAAGCGCACCCAGCAAATAAATTTGCAAAATACGACAATTGATGGCAAAAGAATGCGCATTTGCACTACCTGCATCAAAAGCGCGAATAAGAAATAAATTTGTAACGCGTATTTTAAATTCAGCCCCAGGCAGCAAGCTTTGGGCTGAAAAATTATATAGAAATTATTTCGCACGAGGTATAGTGTATCGGTAACCCCAGAACCAATCCGCCAATAGGCGGATGATACGGGACAGGCACACACCTTTACCCCGCACCAAATTTAACGGGCTATAGTGTAGCGGTAACACACACCCTTGGGGTGGGCGTAACGATGGGTTCGACTCCCATTAGCCCGACTATTAAAATTTTGGTGCGGGGCTTGGGGTGGGTGTAAAGGCGGGTCCAATTCCCGCTACCCCGACCAAATATTAAATAACGGCAACTTTGCCGTTATTTAATATGCTCTGTAAAATACTATGTAAATATTACGATTGTCGAGTAAAAATTTTTAATAATTTAAAATTAACTTTTTTGAAATAATTTGTTATAATCAATGTATTAAAGAGTGGGTCGTTTCTTCATTAAAAAATCAGCCAAATGTCATATACTTTAATCAAATAATGTATTATAATTAATAGTATTGAGTATTACTACTAATTATATAGAGCTAACAAACGATTAAATAATATCAATAAAAATATGTTTGAATTTATCAAGCGGCCAAAAACCATTATCGCGATCGTTGTCCTTATGATCGTAGTAGTCGCCGGATATAATTATTTATCGAAGCCAAAAGCACCTTCTTATGATTTTATCGTGGCGCAAAATAAAAATCTCACGCAAGAAGTGAGCGTCACCGGCAAGATCAAATCGGCCGAAAGCCTTGATCTGGCTTTTGAAAGATCGGGAAAAATAAACAGCGTCTCCGCCAAGATCGGCGACAGCGTAAAAGCCGGCCAAATACTTGCCGCAATCGATAGCGCGGAGCTTTCGGCTAGTTTGTCCGGCGCGAGGGCCCAATTAGAAAGCGCTAAAGTGAGACTGGATGAATTGACTCGCGGCACCAGGCCGGAAGAAATAAAAATAGCCGAAACCGGCGTTTCCAGCGCTCAAAATTCTCTCGCTGACGCAAAAACAAGTTTGGAAAACGCTAAACAAACCGCCAGCATCAATCTGGCCAACCTTTATGGAAAAGTAAAAGATATTCTCAACGACGCCTATGCGAAATCCGACAACGCGCTCAACACCCAAATATCCAGTCTGTTTTCTAATGCTACAACCAGCAATCCCCAGCTGACCTTTACCACTACCAATTCACAAGCTAAAACAGACGCTGAATCTCAGCGTGTTCTGGCCGAATCGGCTCTTAAGGCTTTAAAATCAGAAGTTGATAATACTCCTTCCGATTATCCCGGGTTGGACAATTCCCTGATCAACTCGGAAAACCAATTGATCATAATGCGTAATTTTTTAACCAAACTGAGCACCGCGGTTAATTACGCCGCCGGACTTTCCTCGGCCACCTTGGACGCTTACAAAGCTTCAGTCAATACAGCATGGACCAACACCAACGCGGCTATCACCAGTATTAACAATCAAGAACAATTGATCGCGAGCCAGAGAATATTAAATCAAACCAGCATCAATTCGGCTGAGAACGCCGTCAATAGCGCCCAAAACGCTCTACGAAGCGCGGAAGATACCTTGGCTCTTAAAAAAGCCGGTTCCGCTTCCGAACAAATAGACGCCCAGAGAGCCCAAGTGAAACAAGTGGAAGCGCAAGTCCGTAATTACGAGATCCAGATCGGCCAATCTTACCTTAAGTCTCCCATTGACGGAATCGTCACCAAGCAGGACGCGAAGGTGGGAGAGATAATTTCCCCTAATGCTATAATTGTTTCCGTAATCAGCGAGGCGAAATTCCAAATTGAAGCCAATATTGCCGAGGCGGATATCGCCAAAGTAAAGATCAATGATCCCGCCAATATTACACTAGACGCTTATGGCAGCGACATGATTTTTGAAGCGAAAGTAATTTCGATCGATCCGGCGGAAACTGTCATTGAGGGAGTGTCAACCTATAAAACAACTCTGGAATTCACCAAAAAAGATGATCAAATCAAATCCGGTATGACCGCTAATATTGATATTCTAACCGCGAAAAAAGAAAATGTTATTGCCATCCCCCAACGCGTAGTAATAACCAAAGACGGTCAAAAATTTGTCCTGATTGATGCGGGAAACGGCCGACAAGAAGAACGGAAAATTGAAACAGGGCTCCGCGGTTCTGACGGCAATATTGAAATAACTTCCGGACTTAACGCCGGAGAAAAAATAATAATCTCAGTAACGCAGTAAAAAAGAAGATGAATTCAGAAAAAACTATTCATAAAAAAACGCCCTCTCTTATCATTTCCGTCAAAAATTTAGAAAAAGTTTTTGAAGATGGAGAAACAAAAACTGCCGCTCTTTGCGATATCTCTTTTGATATTCCCCGCGGACAATTTGTCGCGATCATGGGACCTTCCGGATCCGGCAAGTCGACCCTTCTCCACATCCTCGGGCTTCTTGATAAGCAAACCGGCGGCAGCTATATTTTTGACGGGAAAAAAGCAAGCGATTATTCGGACGAAGAGATCGCTCACATCCGAAATGAAAAATTGGGTTTTGTTTTCCAATCCTTCAACTTACTTGCCCGCACTACAGTATTAGAAAACGTAAAGCTCCCCCTTCTCTACTCCGGCATAAAAGAATCTCTTTGGAATAAAATGGCGCTAAAAGCCATAGAACAAGTGGGCCTCTCCCATCGAATCAATCATGCGACTTCTCAGCTCTCCGGAGGCGAACGCCAAAGAGTGGCAATCGCGCGCGCCTTGATCAATAATCCACAAATAATATTCGCTGATGAACCAACCGGCAATCTTGATTCCAAATCTGGCCAGGTTATTATGGAAATCCTGCAAAAATTAAACGCAGAAAAAAAACATACGATCATTCTGATCACCCATGAAACTTACACCGCGGAACTTGCCGAGCGAATTATTAATATTCGCGACGGAAAAGTTGAAAGCGATAAAATTACTCACGTTCGCCGTGCCACGAATCATTTTGTAAAATAAGCCCGACACCAACAAATCATATTTAAACTATGGATATTTATCAAGCTTTTAAAACCGCTTTGATGGGGCTCAGAGCCAATACGTCAAGGTCTATTCTCACCATTCTCGGAATTGTTATCGGCATTGCCGCGATTATTGTCGTAGTGGCTATTGGCGACAGCGCTCAAGCAATGATCCTCGGACAGATCAGCGGACTCGGATCAAAAACGATAATCATCGAGCCTGGCCGCGAACCTCAAGGACCATCGGATTTCACCGCCATTCTCAGCGATTCTCTCAAAGAACGAGACCTTGCCGCTTTAAAAAACAAAGCCAATGTGCCGGGATTAAAAGACCTTACGCCTAATGTCATAGTGCCGGGTTCTGTTTCCTATCAAGGACAGACATATCGCGCCATGACCATCGGTTCTTCCGCTTTTTTATCAAGAGTTTTGAATATCCAGCCGGCGGAAGGAATAATTTTTGGCGATGAAGAAATCAGACAACACGCCACCGTGGCCGTCATCGGCTCAAAAGTAAAAGAAAAACTTTTCGGCCTTTCCACCGCAATCGGAGAAAATATCAAGATCAAAGACAAGAATTTTCGCGTTATCGGCGTTCTGCCTCCCAAAGGCCAAGTTTCCATAATCAATGTTGACGAAGTGGTGGTAATACCTTACAGCACCGCTCAAAAAGACCTGATGGGAATAAACCATTTTAATTCCATAATGGTGGAGGCGATTAGCGAAAATGACCTGGCGCGAACCGCCAATGATATAAAATTAACCTTAAGAGAATTGCACGGAATAACCGATCCGACCAAAGACGATTTTCACGTAATGACCCAGGCTGATATCGCGAATTCCGCCAAAATGATCACCGGAATTCTCACCTGGCTTTTGATCTCTGTGGCGGCAATCTCACTTGTAGTCGGCGGAATCGGAATTATGAATATTATGTTCGTTTCGGTAACAGAAAGAACCAGAGAAATCGGCCTTCGAAAAGCTCTAGGCGCGACTGACAATAATATTTTAACGCAATTTCTAATGGAAGCTGTCCTGTTGACCGCCGCTGGAGGAATTATCGGAATAATACTCGGCGCAGGAATATCATATCTCGCCACTTTAATTTTAAGCAAAGTTGTGTCAACGAGTTGGACTTTTACTTTTCCTCTTTATGCCGCTCTTGTCGGCATCACCGTCTCTACGCTGATCGGGCTTATTTTCGGAATTTATCCGGCCTACAAAGCGGCGCATAAAAACCCGATTGAAGCTTTGAGATATGAATAAAAATTCTTTTAAAATATTATCACATAGGTATTTAAACAAAAAATTACTCGCCGGCTTGGCGGTTTTTTGAATAAAAAAAAGATACAAATAAACCATACTTGTATCTTAACTTGGGTTTTGCGAATAAAAATTCAAGCCTTTTTCGACTCTTATTTTTCCCGACGATCTCATCAATGTTCCCCAAGGTCCATTTGAAATATGAAACTTGGCCACATTTTTAATTTGCAATATTTTATCTATTGCTTTTCTGTCATCGACTGTTACTTCTTTGGGTATAACCGTAAAACCCATTTTTTTTAACTCTGCCGATACACAAGAAGCATCAGCTTCTTTGC is from bacterium and encodes:
- a CDS encoding efflux RND transporter periplasmic adaptor subunit, which encodes MFEFIKRPKTIIAIVVLMIVVVAGYNYLSKPKAPSYDFIVAQNKNLTQEVSVTGKIKSAESLDLAFERSGKINSVSAKIGDSVKAGQILAAIDSAELSASLSGARAQLESAKVRLDELTRGTRPEEIKIAETGVSSAQNSLADAKTSLENAKQTASINLANLYGKVKDILNDAYAKSDNALNTQISSLFSNATTSNPQLTFTTTNSQAKTDAESQRVLAESALKALKSEVDNTPSDYPGLDNSLINSENQLIIMRNFLTKLSTAVNYAAGLSSATLDAYKASVNTAWTNTNAAITSINNQEQLIASQRILNQTSINSAENAVNSAQNALRSAEDTLALKKAGSASEQIDAQRAQVKQVEAQVRNYEIQIGQSYLKSPIDGIVTKQDAKVGEIISPNAIIVSVISEAKFQIEANIAEADIAKVKINDPANITLDAYGSDMIFEAKVISIDPAETVIEGVSTYKTTLEFTKKDDQIKSGMTANIDILTAKKENVIAIPQRVVITKDGQKFVLIDAGNGRQEERKIETGLRGSDGNIEITSGLNAGEKIIISVTQ
- the rpmB gene encoding 50S ribosomal protein L28 codes for the protein MSRVCEKCGRGPKSSQSRSHSNIASKRTQQINLQNTTIDGKRMRICTTCIKSANKK
- a CDS encoding ABC transporter permease, with translation MDIYQAFKTALMGLRANTSRSILTILGIVIGIAAIIVVVAIGDSAQAMILGQISGLGSKTIIIEPGREPQGPSDFTAILSDSLKERDLAALKNKANVPGLKDLTPNVIVPGSVSYQGQTYRAMTIGSSAFLSRVLNIQPAEGIIFGDEEIRQHATVAVIGSKVKEKLFGLSTAIGENIKIKDKNFRVIGVLPPKGQVSIINVDEVVVIPYSTAQKDLMGINHFNSIMVEAISENDLARTANDIKLTLRELHGITDPTKDDFHVMTQADIANSAKMITGILTWLLISVAAISLVVGGIGIMNIMFVSVTERTREIGLRKALGATDNNILTQFLMEAVLLTAAGGIIGIILGAGISYLATLILSKVVSTSWTFTFPLYAALVGITVSTLIGLIFGIYPAYKAAHKNPIEALRYE
- a CDS encoding ABC transporter ATP-binding protein — protein: MNSEKTIHKKTPSLIISVKNLEKVFEDGETKTAALCDISFDIPRGQFVAIMGPSGSGKSTLLHILGLLDKQTGGSYIFDGKKASDYSDEEIAHIRNEKLGFVFQSFNLLARTTVLENVKLPLLYSGIKESLWNKMALKAIEQVGLSHRINHATSQLSGGERQRVAIARALINNPQIIFADEPTGNLDSKSGQVIMEILQKLNAEKKHTIILITHETYTAELAERIINIRDGKVESDKITHVRRATNHFVK
- the lexA gene encoding transcriptional repressor LexA, whose amino-acid sequence is MITKKQTEVLDFIKSYQRKKKYAPSLEEIRKHFKLASVSTAHFHVKRLQGSGFLVKEENHPRAISTKKTILTIEVPLVGTIAAGQPIEAVEVFEESIVIPKNEINTTFKHYALRVRGDSMIDEGIFDGDVVVIREQKAADNGQTVVAIIDNNEATLKKIYREKNRFRLQPANQALLPLFRKEVEIRGVVEKIIRNFDKEEVQAKKDQNHDCQTHKITQNDSDSIFLSKEYKLNSIYNLDCLVLTKQIKDNSIDLVFADPPYNLSGSNFKMKFTKSGGADMNTNKGKWDCYTDTEFEDFTKKWLSECHRILKKNGSIWVAGTYHSIYMVGYLMKKIGFDILNEVLWHKSDATPNLSCTRFVADHENFIWARKGKGNIFNYKEMKIMNGGKQMRSIWTKGKTTGGKKIHPTQKPEWLLERVILSTSNPNSIVFDPFIGSGTTAVVAKKFNRSYLGTELDREYYNKSIKRINETFICKNII